In a genomic window of [Empedobacter] haloabium:
- a CDS encoding DUF47 domain-containing protein: MFGRLMPTEGKFFDLFNQHAELCVKGAKEMLGLMTNFDDLENRVHAIESIEKQADKITYTTVDLLHKTFITPIDRDDIHKLITKMDDILDMMEDAGQTVSLYDLHAVTPEAKRLAELVLACCEKVKDAVALLSNMDNARDIVAICEEIDRLESDADHVMRAAMSKLFRDEPDVRNLIKMKAIYEILETVTDRCEDVANIIEGIIVENA; encoded by the coding sequence ATGTTTGGACGCTTGATGCCCACCGAGGGCAAATTCTTTGACCTGTTCAACCAGCATGCGGAGCTGTGCGTCAAAGGCGCGAAAGAAATGCTTGGCCTGATGACCAACTTCGACGACCTGGAAAATCGCGTGCACGCGATCGAGAGCATCGAGAAGCAGGCCGACAAGATCACCTACACCACCGTCGACCTGCTGCACAAGACGTTCATCACGCCGATCGACCGCGACGACATCCACAAGCTGATCACCAAGATGGACGACATCCTGGACATGATGGAAGACGCCGGCCAGACCGTGTCGCTGTACGACCTGCATGCCGTGACGCCGGAAGCGAAACGCCTGGCCGAACTGGTGCTGGCCTGCTGCGAGAAGGTCAAGGACGCCGTGGCGCTGCTGTCGAACATGGACAACGCGCGCGACATCGTCGCCATCTGCGAAGAGATCGACCGCCTGGAATCGGATGCCGACCACGTGATGCGCGCCGCCATGTCGAAGCTGTTCCGCGACGAACCGGACGTGCGCAACCTGATCAAGATGAAGGCGATCTACGAGATCCTGGAAACCGTGACGGACCGCTGCGAGGACGTGGCCAACATCATCGAAGGCATCATCGTCGAAAACGCGTAA
- the rpsR gene encoding 30S ribosomal protein S18: MAFGKKFDKNKAKLKEKRKQQNPLFKRKKFCRFTAAGVEQVDYKDVDTLKDFIQENGKIMPARLTGTKAHYQRQVDTAIKRARYLALLPYTDLHHA, translated from the coding sequence ATGGCATTCGGTAAAAAGTTCGACAAAAACAAAGCAAAGCTGAAAGAGAAGCGCAAACAGCAAAACCCTCTGTTCAAGCGCAAGAAGTTCTGCCGCTTCACCGCCGCTGGCGTTGAGCAAGTGGACTACAAAGACGTAGACACGCTGAAAGATTTCATCCAAGAAAACGGCAAGATCATGCCAGCACGCCTGACCGGCACGAAGGCGCACTACCAGCGTCAAGTCGACACCGCCATCAAGCGCGCCCGCTACCTGGCCCTGCTGCCTTACACCGATCTGCACCACGCTTAA
- the rpsF gene encoding 30S ribosomal protein S6 — MRHYEIVFIVHPDQSEQVPAMIERYKASVTSRGGNVHRVEDWGRRQMAYSIQKLAKAHYICMNIECDNDTLVELETAFKFNDAVLRHLTVKMKKAETAPSPMMKSVQREDAAKSHRAEAPAAAPAAAA, encoded by the coding sequence ATGCGTCACTATGAAATCGTATTTATCGTCCATCCGGACCAGAGCGAGCAAGTGCCCGCGATGATCGAACGTTACAAAGCCAGCGTGACCTCGCGCGGCGGTAACGTGCACCGCGTGGAAGATTGGGGCCGCCGTCAGATGGCGTACTCGATCCAGAAACTGGCCAAGGCACACTACATCTGCATGAACATCGAGTGCGACAACGACACCCTGGTCGAACTGGAAACCGCATTCAAATTCAATGATGCCGTGCTGCGTCACCTGACCGTCAAGATGAAGAAAGCGGAAACCGCTCCTTCGCCGATGATGAAGTCGGTCCAGCGTGAAGACGCGGCCAAGAGCCACCGCGCCGAAGCACCAGCAGCCGCCCCAGCCGCTGCGGCCTAA
- a CDS encoding replicative DNA helicase: MNAAPSDPQVDSLRIPPHSIEAEQSVIGGLLRDNAAWDRIADFMNPEDFYRYDHRIIFEQMVRLINAGKPADVITVYEALTMLGKADEVGGLQYLNAMAQNTPSAANIRRYAEIVRDRGVLRKLITVADEISGNAFSPQGKEVKQMLDEAESKIFAIAEAGSRGSSGWTAVQPLLTQVVERIDELYSRESTSEITGVPTGFIDLDRMTSGLQPGDLVIVAGRPSMGKTAFSVNIGENVAIEAGLPVAVFSMEMGGAQLAMRMLGSVGQLDQHRLRTGKLNDEDWPRLTHAIQKMNEAQLYIDETPALNPIEMRARARRLARQCGKLGLIIVDYLQLMQGSQPGDNRAAEISEISRSLKGLAKELHCPVIALSQLNRSLEQRPNKRPVMSDLRESGAIEQDADVIIFLYRDEVYNPDSPDKGTAEIIIGKQRNGPIGAIRLTWMGMYTKFGNYTGNLSIYQGD; encoded by the coding sequence ATGAACGCCGCCCCATCCGACCCGCAAGTCGACTCCCTACGCATCCCGCCGCATTCCATCGAGGCAGAACAGTCCGTCATCGGCGGCCTGCTGCGCGATAACGCCGCGTGGGACCGCATTGCCGACTTCATGAACCCGGAGGATTTCTACCGCTACGACCACCGCATCATCTTCGAGCAGATGGTGCGCCTGATTAACGCGGGCAAGCCGGCCGACGTCATCACCGTCTACGAGGCGCTGACGATGCTGGGCAAGGCCGACGAAGTGGGCGGCCTGCAGTACCTGAACGCGATGGCGCAGAACACGCCGTCCGCGGCCAACATCCGCCGCTATGCCGAGATCGTGCGCGACCGCGGCGTGCTGCGCAAGCTGATCACCGTGGCCGACGAAATCTCCGGCAACGCCTTCAGCCCGCAGGGCAAGGAAGTCAAGCAGATGCTGGACGAGGCGGAGTCGAAGATCTTCGCCATCGCCGAAGCGGGCTCGCGCGGTTCGTCCGGCTGGACTGCCGTGCAGCCCCTGCTGACGCAGGTGGTCGAGCGCATCGACGAGCTGTACAGCCGCGAAAGCACCAGCGAGATCACCGGCGTGCCGACCGGCTTCATCGACCTGGACCGAATGACCTCCGGCCTGCAGCCGGGCGACCTGGTCATCGTGGCTGGCCGTCCGTCGATGGGCAAGACCGCGTTCTCCGTCAACATCGGCGAGAACGTGGCGATCGAAGCGGGCCTGCCCGTGGCCGTGTTCTCGATGGAGATGGGCGGCGCCCAGCTGGCCATGCGTATGCTGGGCTCGGTCGGCCAGCTGGACCAGCACAGGCTTCGTACGGGCAAGCTGAACGACGAGGACTGGCCGCGCCTGACGCACGCCATCCAGAAGATGAACGAAGCCCAGCTCTACATCGACGAGACGCCGGCGCTGAACCCGATCGAGATGCGCGCGCGGGCGCGCCGCCTGGCGCGCCAGTGTGGCAAGCTCGGTCTCATCATCGTCGACTACCTGCAGCTGATGCAGGGCTCCCAGCCGGGCGACAACCGCGCCGCCGAGATCTCCGAGATCTCACGGTCGCTGAAAGGGCTGGCGAAGGAATTGCACTGCCCCGTGATCGCGCTGTCCCAGCTGAACCGCTCGCTGGAACAGCGCCCGAACAAGCGTCCCGTCATGTCCGACCTGCGCGAATCCGGCGCTATCGAACAGGATGCGGACGTGATCATCTTCCTGTACCGCGACGAGGTCTACAACCCCGACTCGCCGGACAAGGGAACCGCCGAGATCATCATCGGCAAGCAGCGTAACGGTCCCATCGGCGCGATCCGCCTCACGTGGATGGGCATGTACACCAAGTTTGGCAACTACACCGGCAACCTGTCGATCTACCAGGGCGACTGA
- a CDS encoding XRE family transcriptional regulator, which yields MREDHFEARLVRRLAALREQRGLSLEELANASGISRATLSRLERGESSPTAALLGKLCTVYGLPMSRLIAAVEEQGAQLIRAAEQAVWTDPASGFVRRMVSPPAQGLRAELVEGTLPAGAVIDYEQPAVRGMEQHLWMLSGVLHYTLEGVEYRLEAGDCLRFRLFGPTRFVCPGPQPARYLIAVIEP from the coding sequence ATGAGAGAAGATCACTTCGAGGCGCGTCTCGTGCGCCGCCTGGCCGCCCTGCGCGAACAACGTGGACTGTCGCTGGAAGAGCTGGCCAATGCAAGCGGCATCAGCCGCGCTACCCTGTCGCGGCTGGAGCGGGGCGAAAGCAGCCCGACGGCGGCATTGCTGGGCAAGCTGTGCACCGTCTACGGCCTGCCGATGTCCCGCCTGATCGCCGCGGTCGAGGAGCAGGGCGCGCAGCTGATCCGCGCGGCCGAGCAGGCCGTCTGGACCGATCCGGCCAGCGGCTTCGTGCGCCGCATGGTCTCGCCGCCGGCGCAAGGCCTGCGCGCCGAACTGGTGGAGGGCACGCTGCCAGCAGGCGCCGTGATCGACTACGAGCAGCCGGCCGTGCGTGGCATGGAACAGCATCTGTGGATGCTGTCCGGCGTGCTGCACTACACGCTGGAAGGCGTCGAATACCGGCTGGAGGCGGGCGACTGCCTGCGCTTCCGGCTGTTCGGTCCGACGCGCTTCGTCTGTCCCGGCCCGCAGCCGGCCCGTTACCTCATCGCCGTCATCGAACCATGA
- a CDS encoding GNAT family N-acetyltransferase, producing the protein MNTAIEELHGDGIRAHVAALADVLHDCVTHGASVGFLPPFDVSAARRWWLGIAQQVDAGARTVFVARDAEGICGTVQLALAMPANGAHRAEVNKMLVHTRARRRGIALGLMTAAEARARELGRSLLVLDTWTGSGAEHLYRRLGFEVCGAIPAFARLADGSLGATTVMYKLLAPRLAIARADPSGAQAAALLGELSAALCALTGDSGNASFDVADVRDPRACFVLASVDGAAVGCGALRPLTAQVAELKRMYARPGHAGVGAALLAHLEARAAALGYAEVWLETRKVNVRAVRFYEKHGYRRIDNYGKYVGMDAAVCFGKRL; encoded by the coding sequence ATGAACACCGCCATCGAAGAATTGCACGGCGACGGCATACGTGCCCACGTCGCCGCGCTGGCCGACGTGCTGCACGACTGCGTGACGCATGGCGCCAGCGTCGGATTCCTGCCACCGTTCGACGTCAGTGCCGCACGGCGCTGGTGGCTGGGCATCGCGCAGCAGGTCGACGCCGGCGCGCGCACGGTGTTCGTCGCGCGCGACGCCGAAGGCATCTGCGGCACCGTGCAGCTGGCGCTGGCGATGCCGGCCAACGGCGCGCACCGGGCCGAGGTCAACAAGATGCTGGTGCACACGCGGGCGCGCCGGCGCGGCATCGCGCTGGGCTTGATGACCGCGGCCGAAGCGCGCGCGCGGGAGCTGGGCCGCAGCTTGCTCGTGCTGGATACCTGGACGGGCAGCGGCGCCGAACACCTGTACCGCCGGCTCGGCTTCGAAGTCTGCGGCGCGATTCCCGCCTTTGCCCGGCTGGCGGACGGCAGCCTGGGTGCGACCACGGTGATGTACAAGCTGCTGGCGCCGCGCCTGGCGATCGCCCGGGCCGACCCGTCGGGCGCCCAGGCGGCCGCGCTGCTGGGCGAGCTGTCCGCGGCCCTGTGCGCGCTGACGGGCGACAGCGGCAACGCCTCGTTCGACGTTGCCGACGTGCGCGACCCGCGCGCGTGCTTCGTGCTGGCCAGCGTCGATGGCGCGGCGGTGGGCTGCGGGGCGCTGCGGCCGCTGACGGCGCAGGTCGCGGAACTGAAGCGCATGTATGCGCGGCCCGGCCATGCCGGCGTCGGCGCCGCGCTGCTGGCGCACCTGGAGGCGCGCGCTGCGGCGCTGGGGTATGCCGAGGTATGGCTGGAGACGCGCAAGGTCAACGTGCGCGCCGTGCGCTTCTACGAGAAGCATGGCTACCGGCGCATCGACAACTATGGCAAGTACGTCGGCATGGATGCCGCGGTCTGTTTCGGCAAGCGCCTGTAG
- the priB gene encoding primosomal replication protein N, with the protein MNQLQFVGLITEREVLRYTPAGLPLVNAVLQHSSQQMEAGIARLTEFEIAAVAAGEISNRFSTAPLGGTYEFTGFLAKKNRHSKSLVFHIIDFRAVMTAQHLDTGA; encoded by the coding sequence CTGAACCAGCTCCAGTTTGTCGGCCTCATCACCGAGCGGGAAGTGTTGCGATACACGCCAGCCGGTCTGCCACTGGTGAATGCAGTATTGCAGCACAGTTCGCAGCAGATGGAAGCCGGCATTGCCCGCCTGACCGAGTTCGAGATTGCCGCGGTAGCCGCGGGAGAGATCTCCAACCGCTTCAGCACGGCGCCACTGGGAGGCACGTACGAGTTCACGGGATTCCTGGCCAAGAAGAACCGCCACAGCAAGAGCCTGGTATTTCACATCATTGATTTCCGTGCTGTCATGACAGCACAACATTTAGATACAGGAGCCTAA
- the lexA gene encoding transcriptional repressor LexA has product MIKLTARQEQILNLIRDAIENTGFPPTRAEIAAELGFKSANAAEEHLKALARKGAIEITAGTSRGIRLLGERPAPASAAKPADLGPLPQVPAGMLMSLPLIGRVAAGSPILAQENLETSYSVDPALFSAKPDFLLKVRGESMRDIGIMDGDLLAVKKVDSAKNGQIVVARIGSEVTVKRYRRTGSTVELLPENPDFKVITVDPETDEFALEGLAVGLLRTWH; this is encoded by the coding sequence ATGATCAAGCTCACCGCAAGACAGGAACAAATTCTCAATCTGATCAGGGATGCCATCGAGAACACCGGCTTCCCTCCGACCCGCGCGGAAATCGCGGCCGAGCTGGGCTTCAAATCCGCCAACGCGGCCGAAGAGCACCTGAAGGCGCTCGCGCGCAAGGGTGCGATCGAGATCACCGCCGGCACGTCGCGCGGCATCCGCCTGCTGGGCGAGCGCCCGGCCCCGGCGTCCGCCGCCAAGCCGGCCGACCTGGGCCCGCTGCCGCAGGTCCCGGCCGGCATGCTGATGTCGCTGCCGCTGATCGGCCGCGTGGCCGCCGGCTCGCCCATCCTGGCACAGGAAAACCTGGAGACGAGCTACAGCGTCGACCCGGCCCTGTTCTCGGCCAAGCCGGACTTCCTGCTGAAGGTGCGCGGCGAATCGATGCGCGACATCGGCATCATGGATGGCGACCTGCTGGCCGTGAAGAAGGTGGACAGTGCCAAGAACGGCCAGATCGTCGTGGCCCGCATCGGCAGCGAAGTGACCGTCAAGCGCTACCGGCGTACCGGCTCGACCGTCGAGCTGCTGCCGGAAAACCCGGACTTCAAGGTCATCACCGTCGATCCGGAGACCGACGAGTTCGCGCTGGAAGGCCTGGCGGTCGGGTTGCTGCGGACCTGGCACTAA
- a CDS encoding bile acid:sodium symporter family protein, which produces MSSASALLSRLKPDNFTLALLSTVAIASVLPCTGQTAVVFGDITTFAIGLLFFLHGAKLSREAIVAGLTHWRLHLLVLACTFVLFPILGLALKPVALAVLTPDLYLGLLFLCMLPSTVQSSIAMTAMGRGNVPAAICSASASNFLGIFITPLLVGAFIVQGQAGRSSLDAVLAIVLQLLVPFIAGQVCRRWIGAWVDRHKPMLKYVDQGSILLVVYTAFSEAVSEGLWHKLSPQLLVTLGLICCVLLAVVLGLSFWASRRLGFSSADEVTIVFCGSKKSLASGVPMAKVLFATSSLGMIILPVMLFHQIQLMVCAVLAQRFARRAD; this is translated from the coding sequence ATGTCTTCCGCATCCGCACTGCTGTCCCGCCTCAAGCCTGACAATTTCACGCTTGCCCTCCTGAGCACCGTCGCCATCGCGTCGGTGCTGCCCTGCACCGGGCAAACCGCCGTCGTCTTCGGCGACATCACCACCTTCGCCATCGGCCTGTTGTTCTTCCTGCACGGCGCCAAGCTGTCGCGCGAGGCGATCGTGGCCGGCCTGACGCACTGGCGCCTGCACTTGCTGGTGCTGGCCTGCACCTTCGTGCTGTTCCCCATCCTCGGCCTGGCCTTGAAGCCGGTCGCGCTGGCGGTGCTGACACCGGACCTGTATCTGGGCCTGCTGTTCCTGTGCATGCTGCCGTCCACCGTGCAGTCGTCCATCGCGATGACGGCGATGGGGCGCGGTAATGTGCCGGCGGCGATCTGCAGCGCGTCCGCGTCGAACTTCCTTGGCATCTTCATCACGCCGCTGCTGGTCGGCGCCTTCATCGTGCAGGGCCAGGCGGGACGCTCGTCGCTCGATGCCGTGCTGGCCATCGTGCTGCAACTGCTGGTGCCGTTCATTGCGGGGCAGGTGTGCCGGCGCTGGATCGGCGCGTGGGTCGACCGCCACAAGCCGATGCTGAAATACGTCGACCAGGGCTCGATCCTGCTGGTCGTGTATACGGCGTTTTCCGAAGCCGTGTCCGAAGGGCTGTGGCACAAGCTGTCGCCGCAGCTGCTCGTGACCCTGGGCCTGATCTGCTGCGTGCTGCTGGCCGTGGTGCTGGGGCTGTCGTTCTGGGCCAGCCGGCGGTTGGGCTTTTCCAGCGCGGACGAGGTGACGATCGTGTTCTGCGGTTCGAAGAAAAGCCTGGCCTCGGGCGTGCCGATGGCCAAGGTGCTGTTTGCCACGTCGTCGCTGGGCATGATCATCCTGCCCGTGATGCTGTTCCACCAGATCCAGCTGATGGTGTGCGCCGTGCTGGCGCAGCGCTTCGCGCGCCGCGCCGACTGA
- a CDS encoding VOC family protein: protein MISHVFLGVTDFGRAFAFYAPLMAALGQPLRFRDDSRPWAGWMPADAPRPLLLIGAPHDGAPASVGNGAMTALLARDRASVDAAYAAALTHGGSCEGPPGLRPEYHANYYGAYFRDPDGNKLCVCCHEPG from the coding sequence ATGATTTCGCACGTCTTCCTGGGGGTGACCGATTTTGGGCGCGCGTTCGCGTTTTACGCGCCGCTGATGGCGGCGCTGGGCCAGCCGCTGCGCTTTCGCGACGACAGCCGGCCATGGGCGGGCTGGATGCCGGCCGACGCGCCACGCCCGCTGCTGCTGATCGGCGCGCCGCACGATGGCGCTCCGGCCAGTGTCGGCAACGGCGCGATGACGGCGCTGCTGGCGCGCGACCGCGCTTCGGTCGATGCCGCGTACGCCGCGGCGCTGACGCATGGCGGCAGCTGCGAGGGACCGCCCGGCCTGCGGCCGGAATACCATGCCAACTACTACGGTGCCTATTTCCGCGACCCGGATGGGAACAAGCTGTGTGTTTGTTGTCACGAGCCTGGCTGA
- a CDS encoding cystathionine gamma-synthase family protein codes for MTDKKTYGFTTTILHGDRQKPIEQGSLHKPVHTSVAFGYTDARQLASVFQGREPGFRYGRQGNPTVSALEEKITKMEGGIATLCFATGMAAIGAVFQALLRAGDHVVSSSFLFGNTNSLWQTVAGQGVGVDFVDATDMANVAAALKENTRIVFVETIANPRTQIADLARIGQLCAERGILYIALMDNTMTTPYLFQPKAVGAGLVVNSLTKSIGGHGNALGGALTDTGVYDWSRFPNIFENYKKAAQPMWGITQIRAKGLRDFGASLGPEAAHHIAVGAETLALRMERTCANAKALAQMLAADERVAAVHYPGLPSHPQHGIASELFKAYGSLFSFELKDGIDCFDYLNRLRIAVPASNLGDTRTLVIPVAHTIFYEMGAERRASMGIAESLIRVSVGIEDTADLVEDFRAALDV; via the coding sequence ATGACCGATAAAAAAACCTACGGCTTCACGACGACGATCCTGCACGGCGACCGCCAGAAGCCCATCGAGCAGGGTTCGCTGCACAAGCCCGTCCATACTTCCGTCGCGTTCGGCTATACGGACGCGCGCCAGCTTGCCTCCGTGTTCCAGGGCCGCGAGCCGGGCTTCCGCTACGGCCGCCAGGGCAACCCGACCGTGTCGGCGCTGGAAGAGAAGATCACCAAGATGGAAGGCGGTATCGCCACGTTGTGCTTTGCCACCGGCATGGCGGCGATTGGCGCCGTGTTCCAGGCGCTGCTGCGCGCGGGCGACCACGTGGTGTCGTCGTCGTTCCTGTTCGGGAATACGAACTCGCTGTGGCAGACGGTGGCGGGGCAGGGCGTGGGCGTCGATTTCGTCGACGCGACCGACATGGCCAACGTGGCCGCGGCGCTGAAGGAGAACACGCGCATCGTGTTTGTCGAGACGATCGCCAACCCGCGCACGCAGATCGCCGACCTGGCGCGCATCGGCCAGCTGTGCGCCGAGCGGGGCATCCTGTACATCGCTCTTATGGACAACACGATGACGACGCCTTACTTGTTCCAGCCGAAGGCGGTGGGGGCCGGCCTGGTCGTCAACTCGCTGACGAAGTCGATCGGCGGCCACGGCAATGCGCTGGGCGGCGCACTGACGGATACCGGGGTGTACGACTGGAGCCGATTCCCGAACATCTTCGAGAACTATAAAAAGGCGGCGCAGCCGATGTGGGGCATCACGCAGATCCGCGCCAAGGGCTTGCGCGACTTCGGCGCCTCACTGGGACCGGAGGCGGCGCACCATATCGCCGTGGGCGCGGAAACGCTGGCGCTGCGCATGGAGCGCACCTGCGCCAATGCCAAGGCGCTGGCGCAAATGCTGGCGGCCGACGAGCGCGTGGCGGCCGTGCATTACCCGGGCCTGCCGTCGCATCCGCAGCATGGCATCGCCAGCGAGCTGTTCAAAGCCTACGGTTCGCTGTTCAGCTTCGAGCTGAAGGATGGGATCGACTGCTTCGACTACCTGAACCGCTTGAGGATCGCGGTGCCAGCGTCCAACCTGGGCGATACGCGCACCCTGGTGATTCCGGTGGCGCACACGATTTTCTACGAGATGGGGGCGGAGCGCCGGGCGTCGATGGGGATTGCCGAGTCGCTGATCCGGGTGTCGGTCGGGATCGAGGATACGGCGGATCTGGTGGAGGATTTCCGGGCGGCCTTGGACGTTTGA
- the rplI gene encoding 50S ribosomal protein L9 — protein MQIILLEKVINVGNLGDVVKVKDGYARNFLIPQKLARRATTAAVAEFEAKRAELEKAAAEKLAAAQGQGEKLNGMTVTVSQKAGVDGRLFGSVTNYDIAEALTKAGFAVEKAAVRLPTGPLKTVGEHPVSVSLHTDVVVEVTVAVVGDAA, from the coding sequence ATGCAAATCATTCTGTTGGAAAAAGTCATCAACGTCGGCAACCTGGGCGACGTCGTGAAGGTCAAGGACGGCTACGCACGTAACTTCCTGATCCCGCAAAAGCTGGCACGTCGTGCCACGACGGCCGCCGTGGCCGAGTTCGAAGCCAAGCGCGCCGAACTGGAAAAAGCCGCCGCTGAAAAGCTGGCTGCCGCACAAGGCCAAGGCGAAAAGCTGAACGGCATGACCGTGACCGTGTCGCAGAAGGCCGGCGTGGATGGCCGTCTGTTCGGTTCCGTGACCAACTACGACATCGCCGAAGCGCTGACGAAGGCTGGTTTCGCAGTCGAAAAGGCTGCCGTACGCCTGCCGACCGGCCCGCTGAAGACCGTGGGCGAGCACCCGGTCTCCGTGTCGCTGCACACCGACGTCGTGGTCGAAGTGACCGTGGCCGTCGTGGGCGACGCAGCCTAA
- a CDS encoding inorganic phosphate transporter, which produces MQTLQISIYALAVLIFLALVFDFMNGFHDAANAIATVVSTGVLKPQSAVAMAAFFNFIAIFIVGLKVAQTIGKGTIDPHVVDHYVIFGALVGAIVWNLITWYYGIPSSSSHALIGGLVGAAVAKSGTGALIAGGLMKTVMFIVLAPLLGFVLGSIIMLIVSWVFVKSTPRKIDGWFRRLQLASAAAYSLGHGGNDAQKTMGIIWMLLIASGHVAATDAEPPLWVIIACYATISFGTLFGGWRIVKTMGQKITKLKPVGGFCAETGGALTLIMASFWGVPVSTTHTITGAIVGVGSAQRLSAVRWGVAGNIVWAWIFTIPASAFVAAIAWWLGRHIM; this is translated from the coding sequence ATGCAGACCCTACAAATCAGCATCTACGCGCTGGCTGTACTGATCTTCCTGGCACTCGTCTTCGACTTCATGAACGGCTTCCACGACGCCGCCAACGCGATCGCGACGGTGGTGTCGACGGGCGTGCTGAAGCCGCAGTCGGCGGTGGCGATGGCCGCCTTCTTCAACTTCATCGCGATCTTCATCGTCGGGCTGAAAGTGGCCCAGACCATCGGCAAGGGCACCATCGATCCGCACGTGGTGGACCATTACGTCATCTTCGGCGCGCTGGTCGGCGCCATCGTCTGGAACCTGATCACGTGGTACTACGGCATTCCGTCGTCGTCGTCGCACGCGCTGATCGGCGGCCTGGTGGGCGCGGCCGTCGCCAAGTCCGGTACCGGCGCGCTGATCGCCGGCGGCCTGATGAAGACCGTCATGTTCATCGTGCTGGCACCGCTCCTGGGCTTCGTGCTGGGTTCCATCATCATGCTGATCGTCTCGTGGGTGTTCGTCAAATCGACGCCACGCAAGATCGACGGCTGGTTCCGCCGCCTGCAGCTGGCTTCCGCCGCCGCCTACAGCCTGGGTCACGGCGGCAACGACGCGCAGAAGACCATGGGCATCATCTGGATGCTGCTGATCGCCTCCGGCCACGTGGCCGCGACCGATGCCGAGCCGCCGCTGTGGGTCATCATCGCCTGCTACGCGACGATCTCGTTCGGCACGCTGTTCGGCGGCTGGCGCATCGTGAAAACCATGGGCCAGAAGATCACGAAGCTCAAACCCGTCGGCGGCTTCTGCGCCGAGACCGGCGGCGCGCTGACCCTGATCATGGCGTCGTTCTGGGGCGTGCCCGTCTCGACGACGCACACGATCACGGGCGCCATCGTCGGCGTCGGCTCGGCGCAGCGCCTGTCGGCCGTGCGCTGGGGCGTGGCCGGCAATATCGTGTGGGCATGGATCTTCACGATTCCCGCTTCCGCGTTCGTGGCCGCCATCGCCTGGTGGCTGGGTCGCCACATCATGTAA